From a region of the Latilactobacillus sakei genome:
- the asnB gene encoding asparagine synthase (glutamine-hydrolyzing), with product MCGIVGFAGGLFDLPKKKEVLNQQMDVIKHRGPSGAGDFIDDKVALGFRRLSIIDLTKGDQPIYNEDHTKLIFFNGEVYNYREIRKELEPLGHEFKTDSDTETILHAYEQWGKDVLKKIRGMFVFVIYDLQTKTLFGARDFFGIKPLYYTTLDDGTFMFSSEIKTFMRHPEFKRTLNKQALKSFMMNQYNDLQETFFEGVFRFPAGHYFTYQDGQLDIEKYWDMQFDPSNLSFEEEVKKIDASVEESIKMHNVADVPVGAFLSEGVDSSYVTSILQPQEVFSVGFDDQTYNEVTAARALADELGFNFNETKVKADDAFAEFDKIQYYLDEPDGNPSCVPLWFLSRFAREKVTVALSGEGADELFAGYVNYGMHSHNTTIKAFTSSLKKLPKGARAKLAKTVKKMPAFPGRVHLYTNLANPKEFYAGQSVIYDIENPSIFGSDEANQYLKPAYQNDATIQENYQADFDRVKDADPVSQMQYIDMHHFMLNDILQKADKLSMAHSLELRVPFLDPKVAKTAGQVPTEYLINSKDTKYAYRQASAKHLPAAWANRPKLGFPVPIKQWLETDKYYEQVKALFSEDFVSEFFDQGQLLALLDANKEQRINGRRKIWTIFTFLTWYKVYFMNIEDYLVLG from the coding sequence ATGTGTGGGATTGTCGGATTTGCTGGTGGATTGTTTGATTTACCAAAGAAAAAAGAAGTATTGAACCAACAAATGGATGTCATTAAACATCGTGGCCCAAGTGGTGCGGGGGATTTCATCGATGATAAAGTGGCACTTGGTTTCCGACGGTTATCAATTATTGATTTAACCAAAGGTGATCAACCCATTTATAATGAAGATCATACTAAATTGATTTTCTTTAATGGTGAAGTGTACAACTACCGTGAAATTCGTAAGGAATTGGAACCATTAGGTCACGAATTTAAGACGGATTCAGATACTGAAACAATTTTGCATGCCTATGAACAATGGGGCAAAGATGTTTTGAAGAAGATTCGTGGGATGTTTGTGTTCGTGATTTACGATTTACAAACGAAGACCTTATTTGGCGCCCGTGATTTCTTCGGGATCAAGCCCCTTTATTACACAACGCTTGATGATGGCACCTTTATGTTTAGTAGTGAAATTAAAACATTCATGCGGCATCCAGAATTTAAGCGGACATTAAACAAGCAGGCACTTAAATCATTCATGATGAACCAATACAATGATTTACAAGAGACTTTCTTTGAAGGGGTCTTCAGATTCCCGGCCGGTCATTACTTCACTTACCAGGATGGCCAATTAGATATTGAGAAGTACTGGGATATGCAATTTGATCCTTCTAACTTATCTTTTGAAGAAGAAGTTAAGAAAATTGATGCTTCTGTCGAAGAATCAATCAAGATGCATAACGTTGCTGACGTACCAGTGGGTGCCTTTCTTTCAGAAGGGGTCGACAGTAGTTACGTGACAAGTATCTTGCAACCACAAGAAGTCTTCAGTGTTGGTTTTGACGACCAAACTTATAATGAAGTAACAGCTGCTCGTGCTTTGGCAGACGAACTGGGCTTTAACTTCAATGAAACTAAAGTTAAAGCGGACGATGCGTTTGCTGAATTTGATAAAATCCAATATTACTTGGACGAACCAGACGGGAACCCATCATGTGTGCCATTATGGTTCTTATCACGTTTTGCCCGTGAAAAAGTGACCGTTGCGCTTTCAGGTGAAGGTGCTGATGAATTGTTTGCCGGCTACGTTAACTACGGAATGCATTCACACAACACAACAATCAAGGCTTTCACATCTAGTTTGAAGAAATTACCAAAGGGTGCTCGTGCTAAATTGGCGAAGACAGTCAAAAAGATGCCAGCCTTCCCTGGTCGGGTTCATTTATATACGAACTTGGCTAACCCTAAGGAATTTTATGCCGGTCAATCAGTAATTTATGATATCGAAAATCCAAGTATTTTTGGTTCCGATGAAGCCAATCAATACTTGAAACCTGCTTATCAAAATGACGCAACGATTCAAGAAAATTATCAAGCGGACTTTGATCGGGTTAAAGATGCTGATCCCGTTTCACAAATGCAATACATTGATATGCATCACTTTATGTTAAATGATATTTTGCAAAAAGCTGATAAATTATCAATGGCGCACAGCTTGGAACTTCGGGTACCATTTTTAGATCCGAAAGTTGCTAAAACTGCTGGGCAAGTGCCAACTGAATACTTGATTAACAGTAAGGATACTAAGTATGCTTACCGTCAAGCTTCTGCTAAGCATTTACCAGCTGCTTGGGCCAACAGACCTAAGTTAGGTTTCCCAGTACCCATCAAGCAATGGTTAGAAACTGATAAGTATTATGAACAAGTCAAAGCGCTCTTTAGCGAAGATTTCGTCAGTGAATTCTTTGATCAAGGTCAATTACTAGCTTTACTTGACGCTAATAAGGAACAGCGGATTAATGGCCGTCGTAAGATTTGGACAATTTTCACGTTCCTAACGTGGTATAAAGTTTATTTCATGAATATTGAAGATTATTTAGTATTAGGTTAA
- a CDS encoding UDP-N-acetylmuramate--L-alanine ligase encodes MITSETVYHFVGIKGSGMSALALVLNDLGYQVQGSDIDQYTFTQRDLEKAGIKILPFSADNLHEGLTVIAGNAFQDDQIEIKTALEMGLPVVRYHQFLGELLKNYTSIGVAGAHGKTSTSGLLAHVLSGVAKTSFLVGDGTGKGIKDAQFFAFEADEYRRHFLAYSPDYLIMTNIDFDHPDYYTGIEDVFDAFQSEAYKVQKGIFAWGDDPELRKLKANAPIYYYGTKSDDDFQARNIQRTVEGSEFDAYYHDENIGHYHVPLYGEHNVLNSLAVIAVSYLEKIDGREVARELADFKGVKRRFTEKKVADVTIIDDYAHHPSEIKATLDAARQKYPDRQIVAVFQPHTFTRTIALMDDFAASLNLADEVFLTDIFSSVREKSGKVSSADLGAKITKGGRVLTLDNMSPLLDFEQPVVVFMGAGDVQKYEYAYEELLSNLSPKDN; translated from the coding sequence ATGATAACAAGTGAAACGGTTTACCACTTTGTGGGTATTAAAGGATCAGGCATGAGTGCTTTAGCGCTCGTATTAAACGATTTAGGTTATCAAGTACAAGGGTCAGATATCGACCAATATACCTTTACACAACGGGATTTGGAGAAGGCAGGTATTAAAATTTTACCTTTCTCAGCCGATAATCTTCACGAAGGCTTGACGGTAATTGCTGGTAATGCTTTCCAAGATGATCAAATTGAAATTAAGACCGCGCTGGAAATGGGCTTGCCAGTTGTGCGTTATCACCAATTCTTGGGTGAACTCTTGAAAAATTATACCAGTATCGGTGTTGCTGGTGCGCATGGTAAAACAAGTACCAGTGGTTTATTAGCACACGTTTTAAGTGGCGTTGCTAAAACAAGTTTCTTAGTGGGGGATGGAACCGGTAAGGGCATCAAAGATGCACAATTCTTCGCTTTTGAAGCGGATGAATATCGCCGTCATTTCTTAGCTTACTCACCAGATTACTTAATCATGACCAACATCGACTTTGATCATCCCGATTATTATACGGGCATTGAAGATGTTTTCGATGCTTTCCAATCAGAAGCCTATAAGGTGCAAAAAGGGATTTTTGCCTGGGGTGATGATCCAGAATTAAGAAAACTAAAAGCAAATGCCCCAATTTATTACTACGGTACTAAGTCAGACGATGATTTCCAAGCACGCAATATTCAACGGACCGTTGAAGGGTCAGAATTTGATGCTTATTATCACGATGAAAATATCGGGCATTACCACGTGCCATTATACGGCGAACACAACGTACTTAATAGTTTAGCTGTGATTGCCGTTAGTTACCTCGAAAAAATTGATGGCCGTGAAGTTGCACGTGAATTGGCTGACTTCAAGGGGGTTAAACGCCGCTTTACTGAAAAGAAAGTTGCAGACGTTACGATTATTGATGACTATGCGCATCATCCATCAGAAATTAAAGCGACTTTAGATGCAGCCCGTCAAAAATATCCAGATCGCCAAATCGTAGCAGTTTTCCAACCGCATACATTTACCCGGACAATTGCGTTAATGGACGACTTTGCCGCTAGTTTAAACCTTGCGGATGAAGTTTTCTTAACAGATATCTTCAGTTCTGTTCGTGAAAAATCAGGTAAGGTTTCAAGCGCTGATTTAGGTGCTAAAATCACTAAGGGTGGCCGGGTCCTTACATTGGATAACATGTCACCATTATTAGACTTTGAACAACCAGTAGTCGTCTTCATGGGGGCCGGCGATGTTCAAAAATACGAATATGCTTACGAAGAATTATTAAGTAACTTAAGTCCTAAGGATAACTAA
- a CDS encoding BAX inhibitor (BI)-1/YccA family protein: MDGRRVVNVDSESRFFSKVYGLMALGVGISALVAVLLVTVFASQTVAILSSSSTWMVWGLMIVEMILVVQISRKATKNPSASMMMFIAYALLNGLTFTVILLAYNIGQIGAAFISSALVFVAMSAYGRMTKNNLSGFGKFAMMGLIGIIIVSLVNAFMGSAAIEYFLSYAMLIVFIILTAWDNQKLSLLYRQYGSTGEVSISGLAVMGALTLYLDFVNLFITMIQIFGFGNRD; the protein is encoded by the coding sequence ATGGATGGAAGACGCGTGGTCAATGTCGATAGCGAATCACGATTTTTTAGTAAAGTATACGGATTAATGGCTTTAGGGGTTGGTATATCAGCACTCGTTGCTGTTTTACTAGTCACAGTTTTTGCAAGTCAAACCGTAGCCATTTTAAGCAGTAGCAGTACTTGGATGGTCTGGGGATTAATGATTGTCGAAATGATTTTGGTCGTTCAGATCAGTCGCAAGGCAACCAAGAATCCGTCAGCTTCAATGATGATGTTTATTGCTTACGCGCTGTTAAACGGCTTAACGTTTACGGTCATCTTATTAGCGTATAACATCGGTCAGATTGGTGCCGCATTTATTTCCAGTGCATTAGTCTTTGTTGCGATGTCGGCTTACGGCCGGATGACGAAGAACAACTTAAGTGGTTTTGGGAAGTTTGCCATGATGGGCTTAATTGGGATTATTATTGTATCCCTCGTTAATGCTTTCATGGGCTCAGCTGCTATCGAGTACTTCTTATCTTATGCAATGTTAATTGTTTTCATCATTTTAACAGCCTGGGATAACCAAAAACTAAGCTTGTTATATCGTCAATACGGTTCAACTGGGGAAGTTTCAATCTCAGGATTAGCCGTGATGGGTGCTTTAACACTTTATCTAGATTTCGTTAACTTATTTATTACTATGATCCAAATCTTTGGTTTCGGTAATCGAGACTAA